The Parvibaculum sp. DNA segment TCCGCGACGAGATGGAACTGGCGCGGGAAGGCTCACCCGCCTTCGACATCGAGCAATATCGCGCCGGGCACATGACGCCGGTCTATTTCGGCAGCGCGCTCCGCAAGCTCGGCGTGCGCGAATTGCTGGACGCGGTCGCCGCCTACGCGCCGCCGCCGCGCGCTCAGCCGGCCACAAGCCGCATCGTCGAACCGGCGGAACCGAAGGTGACGGGCTTCGTCTTCAAGGTGCAGGCGAACATGGACGCCAACCACCGCGATCGCATCGCCTTCATGCGCATCTGTTCGGGCAAGTTCAAGCGCGGCATGCGGCTGAAAATTTCGGGCAGCGGCAAGACCATCGGCGTCAACAACGCGATCATGTTCTTCGCGCAGGACCGCGAACTGCTGGACGACGCCTATGCCGGCGACATTATCGGCATTCCGAACCACGGCACGATCCGCGTCGGCGACACGCTGAGCGAGTCGGAAGACCTGATCTTTACCGGCATCCCGAATTTCGCACCGGAAATCCTGCGCCGCGTCCGCCTCGACGATCCGATGAAGGCAAAGCACATGCGCCGCGCGCTGGAAAGCCTCGCGGAAGAAGGGGTGACGCAGGTCTTCAAGCCCGAAATCGGCGCCAACTGGATCGTCGGCGTGGTCGGCCAGTTGCAGCTCGAAGTGCTGGCGTCGCGCATCGCCGCTGAATACGACATCAAGGTGCAGTTCGAACCGGCGCCCTTCGAAACCGCGCGCTGGGTGCAGGCGGCGGATGCGGCCGAGCTGAAATACTTCGTCGAGGCCCATCGCGGCAACATGGCGACCGATCGCGACGGCGCACCGGTCTTCATGGCGAAGAGCAATTGGGAAATCGGCTACACGCTGGAAAAATGGCCGAACGTGACATTCTCGGCGACGCGCGAGCGGACTGCGGCCGCGTAACGACCCCAACACAGGACCCGACGACAGATGATGCAGGGCATACTGACGAATCTCGAGGACTACTGGTATCTCGTCGGGGACGTCTGGAGCACCGGCGTTCTCGGCCACAGCATCGGCGATCTTCTGGTCGCGGTGACGATCTTCGGCATCTTCTATGTCCTGCGCGGCCTTTTCACCCGTTTTGTGCTGTCCATCGCCGACCGGTGGGTGGAGAGGACAGAGACAAAAGTCGACGACTACATCAGGGACGCGATCCGTAACCCGCTGCGTTTTCTTTTTTTTGCACTCGGATTTTTCTTTGCGACCGAGTTTCTCGCATTCGAGGATACGGCGCGCGATTTCGCCGAGAGCCTCAACCGTACGCTGATTATCATTGCGATCTTCTGGGCCCTCTACAATTGTGTCGTCCCGGTGAGCCAGGGGATGAAAAAGCTCGAACGGCTGCTGACGCCCGAAATTCTCGAATGGATGATTGCCGGCGCGAAAACCGCAATCGTTCTGATCGCCGGCGCGACGATCCTGCAGACCTGGGGTATTCAGGTGGCGCCGATCATTGCCGGACTTGGACTTTTCGGTGTCGCGGTGGCGCTGGGCGCGCAGGACCTCTTCAAGAACCTGATCGGCGGCATGTCGATTCTGATCGAACGGCGCTTCGGCATCGGCGACTGGATCAAGGTCGAAGGCATTGTCGAAGGGACGGTCGAGAAGATCGGTTTCCGCTCGACACATGTGCGCCGTTTCGACCGGGCGCCGGTCTTCGTGCCGAACCAGCAGCTCTCGGATCACGCGGTGACGAATTTCAGCGCCATGACCTATCGCCGCATTTCATGGCTGATCGGTGTCGAATACCGGACGACGCACGACCAGCTTCGGCAGATCTGCGGCGACATCGAGGCCTATCTGACATCGACGGAAGACTTCGCGCAGCCGCCGCTGGCGCCGCTCTTCGTGCGCATCGACAGCTTCGGACCTTCCTCCATCGACATCATGGTCTATTGCTTCACCCACACGACCGTCTGGGGCGAGTGGCTGGCCGTGAAAGAAGCGCTGGCCTACCGGATCAAGCAGATCGTCGAAGGTTCCGGCACCGGCTTCGCGTTTCCGAGCCGCTCGATTTACGTGGAAACGCTGCCGCCTTCGGCCGACGAAATCGTCGCGGCGCGCAAATAGGCGCGTCAGACGACGACTTCCGCGACACCGCGCCGGGCGCTTGTCCGCACAACCCTTGTCGGGTAACCGGCGCGGAAGGCGAATGTCGGCTGCCAGCTTTCATCGCCGGTGATCGCGGCGAGGCGCGCTTCGGATGCCGGCTCACGGCCGAGCTGCCTTTCGCGGTCGATGGTTTCGATCGGCTGATTGAGCGGGTGCATCGATATTCCCTGTGCCGCGCCCGTCAGATGCAGCCGCTGCCAGAACCGGCCGGCGGCGAGCGCCTGACGCCGGTCGTAGCGGTCGCGCGTGGCGATGAGGCCGAGAAGCGGTGCCGTCGGCACATGGGTGTCGCGTGTTTGGGTCGCCCAGGTGCCGTGGCTCTGTTCGGCGGGCAGCGCCGGGAGCAATTTCGCAATCGCCAGCACCGCCGGCGAGAGGCCCACCGTGTCGAGGGTGAGACCGCTTTTTTCGCGCGCGATCTCGTCCGGCCCGTCGCGGAACCAGTGATGGCTGTCTTCGATCATTTCCTTGTCGGCGACGATTTCATTCGTCGCTTCGACAATCGCCGCGCCGAGACGCTTGCGCGCTTCGCCGTCGCCAAAGAGCCAGAGCCGGACGTCGTCCTCATGCGCGATGCCGGCGAAGGCATCGGCGGCGAGCGGCCGTGCGGCGTCGTAAGGGTTGCGGTCGGTGTGGCGGTGGGGAATGGCGGCGTGGAGCGGATCTGTTGCCGCCGTCGCGCGCGCGAGATGCAGCGTTGCCGCAAGCACCTGTCCGTCGCGACCGGCAATGTCGAGCAACGAGCCCGGCGCATACTGGACATCGGCAGCAAAGCCGTTGGGCGCCGCCACCAGCAGCATGTTTTCGACGGCACAACCGAGACCGAGATGCATCTCGCGCAAATAGGGATCGAACGTGCCGAGATGACGATGCGTGTCGGCGAGAATGTCGATCCGGCTATCCGTGACGCGGAAAATCCAGGGCTGCGTGTTGTGCGGGTTGGACGCGAGAATGCCGGCGGCGACCAGCGCCAGCGGCGTGTTCGCATATTCCGGCGCGTTCCACATTTGCCACGGCGCATAGGCCTCGCCCGCCGGCTCGGCGAAGACGCCGCGCTCGTTGGCCCGCCAGAGAAGGCCTGCGCCGGCGACAAGCGTGATGCCCGAGCCGATTTCGAGAAAGCGGCGGCGCGTGACTTTCGGTGTCTTGCTCATGGTTTCCTGCTCCTGGTTTCAGGGGCGCTGGCCGCAAAGAGGCCGTCGATCATCGCGTCGACGGCTGCGAGCACGCGTTCCCAGTTCTTGTCGGTCTTGATTTCGACACCGCCATAGACGCGGATTTTCAGCGCGCGGGCGGCGAGATAGTCGATGGCGGCGGCAAGCAGCGCGGTGACGGCGGCAATGTCGACATCGCCCCAGCCGCCGTGACGCGCGGCTTCCTGTTTCATCAATTCGATGGAACGCTTCTCGCGCACCTCTTCGAGCGCGACGACAAGCGGCGTGCGGTTGGCGGGCTCGGCGGCGATGACGGCGAGCGTCACGGGGCGTTGGCGCATGGCCGCGGCGTGATGACGAAGGCCGCGCTTCAGCGCTTCGGCCGCATTGGGCGCGCCTTCGGTGGCGGACAACATCTCCTCGACCGACCACCAGAAGTCGCCATGTTCGGCATAGGCGCGGTAGAGGCCGTCGAGATCGCCGAAATAGCGGTAGATCAGAACCTTGTCGACGCCCGCCTCGCGGGCCAGCGCATTGATGCCGACGCCGGACAACCCGTCGCGCAGGATCAACCGCGAAACGGCGTCGAGGATCGCCGTCTCGGTCTTTGCGCGGTCGCGCGGGCGGGGCTTCGGTTTGGCTGCGGCTTTTGTCACCATACGGTGACATATAGGACAAGGCGGTGCCGCCGTCAAGATGGACCTGGAAATGAGGGGGTCAGACGGCGGCGACGGCCTCGTCGATGGCGGCTTTCAGCGTTTCGGCCATGCGGTCGAGTTCGGCGTCGGAAACGACGAAGGCGGGGCCGAGACATACGATATCGCGGATGGCGCCCGTGCCGCCGCCATAGAAGAAGACGCCGCGCTTGAGGCCGGCGCCGATGACGCGCTGCGTGACGGCGGCGCTTTCGGGGAAGCGTTCGAGCGTCTCGCGGTCGCGGACGATTTCAATGCCGCGCAGCAGCCCTTCGCCGCGAATTTCGGCGACGTTCGGATGCTGGCCAAGCAGGCCTTCAAGGCGGGCTGCAAGCGCGCGGCCGCGCGCGGCGGCGCGGGCGACGAGGTCTTCGTCTTCCATGATCTGAAGCACCTTGTCGGCCGCGGCGCAGGCGCCGGGATGGCCGCCATAGGTATAGAACATCAGCGACTGTCCGCCTTCGGCGAGCGGCGCGACGATTTCTTCGGAGGCGAAGACGCCGACGATCGGCGCATAGCCGCCGGCGAGCCCCTTGCCCGAGACCAGAATGTCGGGCGCGATGTCGAAATGCGCGCAGGCGAACGGCTTGCCGGTGCGGCCGAAGCCGGTCATCACTTCGTCGATGATGAGAAGAATGCCGTGGCGCTTGCAGATTTCCTGTATGCGTGGCCAGTAGCGCGGGCCGGGCATCAGCGCGCCGCCCGACGAACCGTTGATCGGCTCGGCGATGAACGCGGCGATGGTCTCCGGTCCCTCGCGCAGCACCAGCGCCTCGAATGCGTCGGCGGCGGCGATGTCGAAATCGGGATGGTGGCGGCCGAGCGGCGATCTGAGCGCATAAGGCGTCGGCGCCAGCGGCATGTCGGGAATGAGCCGTTCGAAGCCGCGCTTGCGCGCTTCATGTCCGGCGATGCCGAGCGTGAAGAGCGTCGTGCCGTGATAGGAAATGTCGCGGCCGATAATCTTCCAGCGCGTGTTGTCGCCCTTCGCACGGAAATGCTGGACAGCGAGGCGGCAGGCGGCATCGACCGCTTCCGAGCCGCCGCTGGCAAGCCAGGTGCGGGTCAGATGCGCCGGCAGCCAGGCGCGGCGCAGACGCTCCATCAGCCGCGTCCGCTCCGGCGTCAGGAAGGGCGGCACCGCATAGGACATGCTTGTCATCGCCTCGGCCGTCGCCGCGCCGACTTCCGCCCGCCCGTGGCCGATATTCGAAACGATGGCGCCGCCCGACGCATCGAGAATTTCGCCGCCGCCGCGCGTGTGGAGGACGCAGCCCTTCGCATGCGTAATGTCGACCGCGCGGGGCGAGGGCACGAAGGGCCAGAGGGGCGTTTGGTCGGTCATCGGCGGCGGGCTCCGGGCTTGTCGGTCGCGGGGGATGGCGGCCGAGTATGCCGGGCAAAGGCTTTCGGCAGAAGGCCCCATTCTTTGCCGTCGCCCCCGCTCTTTGCCGTCGCCAAAGCCGCGCCGCTTTGATACCGGTAGGGACAATTTCGAAACCCTCACGCTCCTGGCAGGTCCATCGTGAAAACCGTCGTCATCGGCGCCGGCATTGTCGGCGTCGCCACCGCTTATGAACTCGCGCTGCGCGGCGAGACGGTGACGCTGATCGAGGCGCATGAGGGCGCGGGCCTCGGCACGAGCTACGCCAATGGCGGCCAGATGTCGGCCTGCGAGGTTGCGCCCTGGGCCGGGCCTGAAATTCCGGGCCTGATCCTGCGCTGGCTCGGCCGCGACGACGCGCCGTTCCGCCTGCGCCCGAAAATGGACCCCGACCAGTGGCGCTGGCTGCTGCGCTTCCTGTTGCGCTGCCGGACCTCGGCACGGATGGAGCGCATTCCGCCCAATCTCGAACTGGCATTGCTGACGCGCGAGCGCATGGCGAGCTACGCGGCCGACTTTCGCGACGCGGGACGCTCGCTCGATTTCGACCGGCGCGACAGAGGCATCCTGCGCATCTTCGCAAGCGAACATGCGGTGCGCGCCGCCATGACCGAGATGGAAACGATGGCGCGTCTCGGCGTCGAACAGCGCCTGCTGACTGCAGCCGAATGCGTGGATGTCGAACCGGCACTCGCATCGGCCCTGCAACGCGGCGAGATTTCCGGCGGCCTCTATTCGCCGTCGGACGCAAGCGGCGACGCGCATCTTTTTTCGAAGCACATGGCCGAGGCCGCGAAACGACGCGGCGTGACGTTCGAGACCGGTACGGTGGTCGAGGAGATCATCGCGCGTGCC contains these protein-coding regions:
- a CDS encoding D-amino acid dehydrogenase; translation: MKTVVIGAGIVGVATAYELALRGETVTLIEAHEGAGLGTSYANGGQMSACEVAPWAGPEIPGLILRWLGRDDAPFRLRPKMDPDQWRWLLRFLLRCRTSARMERIPPNLELALLTRERMASYAADFRDAGRSLDFDRRDRGILRIFASEHAVRAAMTEMETMARLGVEQRLLTAAECVDVEPALASALQRGEISGGLYSPSDASGDAHLFSKHMAEAAKRRGVTFETGTVVEEIIARAGRAYGVVTSRGVLDADAVVVAAGAGTAALLKPLGIRTWIYPVKGYSVTLPAPEGNAPEVSITDEARKIVISRLGNRLRAAGQAEVGGYDLTLEPGRAASVLNALTSLLPQAGAGADAAEFWCGLRPMTPDGSPVIGRVEPFSNLFINSGHGTLGWTLGAGSGAALADLVCDSAPQLPLSPFSIRRF
- a CDS encoding TetR/AcrR family transcriptional regulator; this translates as MVTKAAAKPKPRPRDRAKTETAILDAVSRLILRDGLSGVGINALAREAGVDKVLIYRYFGDLDGLYRAYAEHGDFWWSVEEMLSATEGAPNAAEALKRGLRHHAAAMRQRPVTLAVIAAEPANRTPLVVALEEVREKRSIELMKQEAARHGGWGDVDIAAVTALLAAAIDYLAARALKIRVYGGVEIKTDKNWERVLAAVDAMIDGLFAASAPETRSRKP
- a CDS encoding mechanosensitive ion channel family protein, whose amino-acid sequence is MMQGILTNLEDYWYLVGDVWSTGVLGHSIGDLLVAVTIFGIFYVLRGLFTRFVLSIADRWVERTETKVDDYIRDAIRNPLRFLFFALGFFFATEFLAFEDTARDFAESLNRTLIIIAIFWALYNCVVPVSQGMKKLERLLTPEILEWMIAGAKTAIVLIAGATILQTWGIQVAPIIAGLGLFGVAVALGAQDLFKNLIGGMSILIERRFGIGDWIKVEGIVEGTVEKIGFRSTHVRRFDRAPVFVPNQQLSDHAVTNFSAMTYRRISWLIGVEYRTTHDQLRQICGDIEAYLTSTEDFAQPPLAPLFVRIDSFGPSSIDIMVYCFTHTTVWGEWLAVKEALAYRIKQIVEGSGTGFAFPSRSIYVETLPPSADEIVAARK
- a CDS encoding peptide chain release factor 3, which encodes MSISEAASRQDRALASEIRKRRTFAIISHPDAGKTTLTENLLLKGGAIRLAGQVKARGDNRRARSDWMKIEQDRGISVTSAVMTFEYKDIVCNLLDTPGHEDFSEDTYRTLTAADSAIMVIDAAKGIEAQTLKLFEVCRMRDVPIITFINKIDREGVHPFELMDEIASKLALDTAPMIWPAGMGGLLRGIFDPENDRFIPYEKPGTEKGGPDSEPESLTGERIAEFLGADELRKFRDEMELAREGSPAFDIEQYRAGHMTPVYFGSALRKLGVRELLDAVAAYAPPPRAQPATSRIVEPAEPKVTGFVFKVQANMDANHRDRIAFMRICSGKFKRGMRLKISGSGKTIGVNNAIMFFAQDRELLDDAYAGDIIGIPNHGTIRVGDTLSESEDLIFTGIPNFAPEILRRVRLDDPMKAKHMRRALESLAEEGVTQVFKPEIGANWIVGVVGQLQLEVLASRIAAEYDIKVQFEPAPFETARWVQAADAAELKYFVEAHRGNMATDRDGAPVFMAKSNWEIGYTLEKWPNVTFSATRERTAAA
- a CDS encoding aminotransferase class III-fold pyridoxal phosphate-dependent enzyme: MTDQTPLWPFVPSPRAVDITHAKGCVLHTRGGGEILDASGGAIVSNIGHGRAEVGAATAEAMTSMSYAVPPFLTPERTRLMERLRRAWLPAHLTRTWLASGGSEAVDAACRLAVQHFRAKGDNTRWKIIGRDISYHGTTLFTLGIAGHEARKRGFERLIPDMPLAPTPYALRSPLGRHHPDFDIAAADAFEALVLREGPETIAAFIAEPINGSSGGALMPGPRYWPRIQEICKRHGILLIIDEVMTGFGRTGKPFACAHFDIAPDILVSGKGLAGGYAPIVGVFASEEIVAPLAEGGQSLMFYTYGGHPGACAAADKVLQIMEDEDLVARAAARGRALAARLEGLLGQHPNVAEIRGEGLLRGIEIVRDRETLERFPESAAVTQRVIGAGLKRGVFFYGGGTGAIRDIVCLGPAFVVSDAELDRMAETLKAAIDEAVAAV